One window of Dendropsophus ebraccatus isolate aDenEbr1 chromosome 13, aDenEbr1.pat, whole genome shotgun sequence genomic DNA carries:
- the SGPP1 gene encoding sphingosine-1-phosphate phosphatase 1, whose amino-acid sequence MRGAMASAYTRLRRLTDSLQDPEKVARFQHVCGVQSSPSHEQRDSQEAAGDGPARHRRHHNGLLENGAARCTEQEKMQPLRRNSLTGEEGQHFVIRNRLLYYLFTLGTELGNELFYISFFPFWIWNVDAQVGRRVIVVWVWVMYLGQCTKDLIRWPRPPSPPVLKLEVFYNSEYGMPSTHAMSGTAIPLSLLLLTWGRWQYPFFYGLIFAMVWCSLVCLSRVYMGMHSILDVVAGVLYAILILVVFHPALDIIDNFNLTYKYAPLIIISLHLALGIFSFTLDTWSTSRGDTAEILGSGAGIACGSHVSYMLGFLKEPSPDTLPFIIPPITVTLLGKAMLRVLIGLVVLLLIRAVMKMITIPLACKVFGIPCDDVRKARQRMEVELPYRYLTYGMVGFAVMFIVPYLFTWVGLH is encoded by the exons ATGCGGGGCGCCATGGCATCGGCGTACACCCGGCTGCGGCGGCTGACAGACTCCCTGCAGGACCCGGAGAAGGTGGCCCGCTTCCAGCATGTGTGCGGAGTGCAGAGCTCGCCATCACATGAGCAGAGGGACAGCCAGGAGGCCGCCGGGGACGGGCCCGCCAGACACCGGCGGCATCACAACGGGCTGCTGGAGAACGGGGCTGCCCGGTGCACGGAGCAGGAGAAGATGCAGCCGCTGCGGCGGAACTCTCTgaccggggaggagggacagcacTTCGTCATCCGCAACCGGCTGCTCTACTACCTGTTCACGCTGGGCACCGAGCTGGGCAACGAGCTCTTCTACATCTCGTTCTTCCCGTTCTGGATCTGGAACGTGGACGCGCAGGTCGGGCGGCGGGTGATCGTGGTGTGGGTGTGGGTGATGTATCTGGGCCAGTGCACCAAGGACCTGATCCGCTGGCCCCGGCCGCCCTCCCCGCCCGTGCTCAAGCTCGAGGTCTTCTACAACTCCGAGTACGGCATGCCCTCCACCCACGCCATGTCCGGCACCGCCATCCCgctctccctgctgctgctcacCTGGGGACGATGGCAG TATCCATTCTTTTACGGACTTATATTTGCCATGGTCTGGTGTTCCTTGGTGTGCCTTAGTCGCGTCTATATGGGAATGCATTCAATTCTG GATGTTGTAGCTGGTGTCCTTTATGCAATCCTCATATTGGTTGTCTTCCATCCGGCTCTAGATATCATTGACAATTTCAACCTGACTTATAAGTATGCCCCCCTAATAATCATCAGCCTGCACCTTGCCCTGGGCATTTTCTCCTTCACACTTGATACATGGAGCACATCCCGAGGGGACACCGCAGAAATCCTTGGCAGCGGAGCTGGCATTGCCTGCGGGTCACATGTCAGTTACATGTTGGGATTCTTGAAGGAACCATCACCGGATACATTGCCCTTCATCATCCCACCCATCACAGTGACTCTACTGGGGAAGGCCATGCTTCGGGTTTTAATCGGATTAGTAGTTTTATTACTGATCAGAGCCGTCATGAAGATGATCACCATTCCCTTGGCCTGCAAAGTGTTTGGCATTCCTTGTGATGATGTCAGAAAAGCGAGACAACGCATGGAGGTGGAACTCCCATACCGCTATCTCACCTATGGCATGGTTGGATTTGCAGTCATGTTTATTGTCCCGTATTTGTTTACATGGGTGGGGCTACATTGA